A stretch of Nonomuraea africana DNA encodes these proteins:
- a CDS encoding class I SAM-dependent methyltransferase produces the protein MTRWNARAYDSSFGYVSPQGAPLVELLDPQPGEHVLDLGCGTGVLTAEIAARGARVLGIDGSTAMIEKALAQHPGIDFIVGDGHDFSVVQAYDAVFSNAALHWMSRDPRTVVANVREALRPGGRFVAEMGGAGNCAELTAALSTAWREYGLREPELPWYFPTPAEHSRLLEEEGFVVRLLENFDRPTPLDECPGGAADWVRMYAGSLLEGLPADLVDALLRRVNELAAPALRRETGWMADYVRLRFAAVRR, from the coding sequence ATGACACGGTGGAACGCTCGTGCCTATGACAGCAGCTTCGGCTATGTCTCACCGCAGGGCGCTCCCCTTGTCGAGCTGCTCGATCCGCAGCCGGGCGAGCACGTGCTCGACCTCGGCTGCGGCACCGGCGTGCTGACCGCCGAGATCGCCGCCAGGGGGGCGCGCGTGCTCGGCATCGACGGCTCGACCGCGATGATCGAGAAGGCGCTCGCCCAGCACCCCGGCATCGACTTCATCGTCGGCGACGGCCACGACTTCAGCGTCGTCCAGGCCTACGACGCCGTCTTCTCCAACGCCGCGCTCCACTGGATGAGCCGCGATCCCCGCACCGTCGTCGCCAACGTCCGCGAGGCCCTGCGGCCTGGCGGCCGCTTCGTGGCCGAGATGGGCGGGGCGGGCAACTGCGCCGAGCTGACCGCCGCGCTCTCGACCGCGTGGCGGGAGTACGGCCTGCGCGAGCCTGAGCTGCCCTGGTACTTCCCGACCCCCGCCGAGCACTCCAGGCTGCTGGAGGAGGAGGGCTTCGTCGTCAGGCTGCTGGAGAACTTCGACCGGCCCACCCCGCTCGACGAGTGCCCGGGAGGGGCGGCCGACTGGGTGCGCATGTACGCCGGATCCCTGCTCGAAGGGCTGCCGGCCGACCTGGTCGACGCCCTGCTCCGACGGGTCAACGAGCTCGCCGCCCCCGCTCTCCGCAGGGAGACCGGGTGGATGGCCGACTACGTGCGGCTACGCTTCGCCGCCGTCCGGCGCTGA
- a CDS encoding 2,3,4,5-tetrahydropyridine-2,6-dicarboxylate N-succinyltransferase — protein sequence MSQSYVSPLPAAVDELWSNRAQLSPSDAEARGIVVAAIDQLDTGQARVATIADSGEVVVDERAKRAILLSFKVLGMARSQVGDFQHHDRLPLKTTFDGVRVVPGAIARWGSYVAPGVVLMPSFTNIGAFVGGGTMVDTWVTVGSCAQIGTNVHLSGGVGIGGVLEPPNAVPVVVEDDALIGSRAMLVEGARVGRGAVVGAGTILSASMPVIDVQTGEELGRGRIPDWCVAVGGTRPKEFPGGTFGLPCVLVLKRLEAGQRHDKAALNEVLREHGINA from the coding sequence ATGAGCCAGAGCTATGTGAGCCCGCTTCCAGCGGCCGTTGACGAGTTGTGGTCCAACCGCGCGCAGCTGTCCCCTTCGGACGCCGAAGCCAGGGGCATCGTGGTCGCGGCGATCGACCAGCTCGACACCGGCCAGGCACGGGTGGCCACCATCGCGGACAGCGGCGAGGTCGTGGTGGACGAACGGGCCAAGCGGGCCATTCTGCTCAGCTTCAAGGTGCTCGGCATGGCCAGGTCGCAGGTGGGCGACTTCCAGCACCACGACAGGCTGCCGCTCAAGACGACGTTCGACGGGGTAAGGGTGGTGCCGGGAGCCATCGCCAGGTGGGGCTCCTACGTGGCGCCCGGGGTGGTGCTGATGCCGTCCTTCACCAACATCGGCGCCTTCGTCGGCGGCGGGACGATGGTGGACACCTGGGTGACCGTCGGCTCCTGCGCGCAGATCGGCACGAACGTCCACCTGTCCGGCGGGGTGGGCATCGGCGGCGTCCTGGAGCCGCCGAACGCGGTGCCGGTCGTGGTGGAGGACGACGCGCTGATCGGCAGCAGGGCGATGCTGGTGGAGGGGGCGAGGGTCGGACGCGGCGCGGTGGTCGGCGCTGGAACGATCCTGTCGGCCTCGATGCCGGTGATCGACGTGCAGACGGGGGAGGAGCTGGGCCGTGGGCGCATCCCCGACTGGTGCGTCGCGGTGGGCGGAACCCGGCCCAAGGAGTTTCCTGGAGGGACGTTCGGGCTGCCGTGCGTGCTGGTGCTCAAGCGGCTGGAGGCTGGTCAGCGGCATGACAAGGCGGCGTTGAACGAGGTGCTACGAGAACACGGCATCAACGCCTGA
- the dapC gene encoding succinyldiaminopimelate transaminase — MHNLPDFPWDRLVPYKERAQAHPDGIVDLSVGTPVDPVPRIVQDALAGAANSPGYPLTYGTAGLRAAAAEWLRRRHGVTVDERAVLPLIGSKEFVAWLPTLLGAKRVVLPELAYPTYDVGARMAGAEAVAADGLLSLGPAQVDLVWVNSPSNPTGKVLPAEHLRKVVSWARERGAIVASDECYIELGWEEEPISILHPDVCGGSHEGLLAVHSLSKRSNLAGYRAGFVAGDPALVARLLEIRKHAGMIMPEPVQTAMAVALGDDAHADAQRSIYAARREALRPVLEKAGWRIDHSTAGLYLWASDGGDCWDQVRRLSEIGILVAPGDFYGSAGQSHIRIAVTATDERIGAAVRRLQ, encoded by the coding sequence GTGCACAATCTGCCGGACTTTCCGTGGGACCGGCTGGTGCCGTACAAGGAGCGGGCTCAGGCGCACCCCGACGGCATCGTCGACCTCTCGGTCGGCACCCCTGTCGATCCCGTGCCGCGGATCGTCCAGGACGCGCTGGCCGGGGCTGCCAACAGCCCTGGCTACCCCCTGACGTACGGCACGGCCGGGCTGCGCGCCGCGGCGGCGGAATGGCTGCGCCGCAGGCACGGCGTGACCGTCGACGAGCGGGCGGTGCTGCCGCTGATCGGGTCGAAGGAGTTCGTGGCCTGGCTGCCGACCCTGCTCGGCGCCAAGCGGGTGGTCCTGCCGGAGCTGGCCTATCCCACCTACGACGTGGGCGCCCGCATGGCAGGAGCCGAGGCGGTGGCCGCCGACGGGCTGCTCTCGCTCGGCCCCGCGCAGGTCGACCTCGTCTGGGTCAACTCGCCCTCCAACCCCACGGGCAAGGTGCTCCCCGCCGAGCACCTGCGCAAGGTCGTCTCGTGGGCGCGTGAGCGCGGCGCGATCGTGGCCTCCGACGAGTGCTACATCGAGCTCGGCTGGGAGGAGGAGCCGATCTCGATCCTGCACCCCGACGTCTGCGGCGGCTCCCACGAGGGGCTGCTGGCGGTGCACTCGCTGTCCAAGCGCTCGAACCTGGCCGGATACCGGGCCGGATTCGTCGCGGGTGATCCCGCGCTGGTGGCCAGGCTGCTCGAGATCCGCAAGCACGCCGGCATGATCATGCCCGAGCCGGTGCAGACGGCGATGGCGGTCGCGCTCGGCGACGACGCCCACGCCGACGCCCAGCGCTCGATCTACGCGGCGCGGCGCGAGGCGCTGCGGCCCGTGCTGGAGAAGGCGGGCTGGCGCATCGACCACTCCACGGCGGGCCTGTACCTGTGGGCCTCAGACGGCGGCGACTGCTGGGATCAGGTACGCCGCCTTTCCGAAATCGGGATTTTGGTCGCGCCCGGAGATTTCTACGGATCCGCAGGTCAAAGCCACATCCGCATCGCTGTGACGGCCACCGACGAACGCATCGGTGCGGCGGTGCGTCGCCTCCAGTAG
- a CDS encoding ABC transporter substrate-binding protein, translating into MTVRTCAAIAAVLVSAGCAASTTEEKPLPPVNAQAASMKAGFSTMDGLVQAAKKEGALTLIALPRDWVNYGEIIDAFADKYDIKVNQLEPGASSRRQIEAAAQLKPDAFDLTLEVAVANAQRFAPYKVQGWQDLPDHVKDRNGAWYAGYGGYMSLAYDSAKVKPPASFADLLKPGYTVSLPGDPRQTAAAFNGVMAASLQNGVPQVQRGVELFTKLKKEGRLAEPATANVVVDWDYLNAERAAEPDTSWKVTIPKDSPLGAYYVQAINKDAPHPAAARLWQEFLFSDEGQNLFLKGYARPARGEAMLMKGTLDTETAARLPAPPGPPVLLTIPQTDAAKKYVNKTWGR; encoded by the coding sequence GTGACCGTACGTACGTGTGCCGCCATCGCCGCCGTTCTTGTCAGCGCAGGATGCGCCGCTTCGACCACGGAGGAGAAGCCGCTTCCGCCCGTCAACGCGCAGGCCGCCTCCATGAAGGCCGGATTCTCGACCATGGACGGGCTCGTGCAGGCGGCGAAGAAGGAGGGCGCGCTCACCCTCATCGCCCTGCCCCGCGACTGGGTCAACTACGGCGAGATCATCGACGCCTTCGCCGACAAGTACGACATCAAAGTCAACCAGCTCGAACCCGGGGCCAGCAGCCGCCGCCAGATCGAGGCGGCCGCGCAGCTCAAGCCGGACGCCTTCGACCTCACCCTCGAGGTGGCCGTGGCCAACGCACAGCGCTTCGCGCCGTACAAGGTGCAGGGCTGGCAGGACCTCCCCGACCACGTGAAGGACAGGAACGGCGCCTGGTACGCGGGCTACGGCGGATACATGTCGCTCGCGTACGACTCGGCCAAGGTCAAGCCGCCCGCGTCCTTCGCCGACCTGCTCAAGCCCGGCTACACCGTGTCCCTGCCCGGCGACCCGCGCCAGACCGCCGCCGCCTTCAACGGCGTCATGGCCGCCTCGTTGCAGAACGGCGTACCCCAGGTGCAGCGCGGGGTCGAGCTGTTCACCAAGCTCAAGAAGGAGGGCAGGCTCGCCGAGCCCGCCACGGCCAACGTCGTCGTCGACTGGGACTACCTCAACGCCGAGCGGGCGGCCGAGCCCGACACGTCGTGGAAGGTGACGATCCCCAAGGACTCACCGCTGGGCGCGTACTACGTGCAGGCGATCAACAAGGACGCCCCGCACCCGGCGGCGGCCCGGCTGTGGCAGGAGTTCCTCTTCTCCGACGAGGGCCAGAACCTCTTCCTCAAGGGCTACGCCCGTCCCGCGCGCGGGGAGGCGATGCTCATGAAGGGCACGCTCGACACCGAGACCGCGGCCCGGCTACCTGCGCCTCCGGGGCCGCCGGTGCTGCTCACGATCCCGCAGACCGACGCGGCGAAGAAGTACGTCAACAAGACCTGGGGCAGGTGA
- the fdxA gene encoding ferredoxin, with protein sequence MTYVIAQPCVDVLDKACIEECPVDCIYEGERMLYIHPDECVDCGACEPVCPVEAIFYEDDLPEQWKDFYKANVDFFEDLGSPGGASKVGKIEKDHPVVAALPPQAEEH encoded by the coding sequence GTGACGTACGTCATCGCGCAGCCTTGCGTGGACGTCCTTGACAAGGCGTGCATCGAGGAGTGCCCCGTCGATTGCATCTACGAGGGCGAGCGCATGCTTTACATCCACCCCGACGAGTGCGTGGACTGCGGCGCATGTGAGCCCGTGTGCCCTGTAGAGGCGATCTTCTACGAGGACGACCTTCCCGAGCAGTGGAAGGACTTCTACAAGGCGAACGTGGACTTCTTCGAGGACCTGGGCTCGCCCGGGGGCGCCTCGAAGGTCGGCAAGATCGAGAAGGACCACCCGGTCGTCGCCGCGCTGCCGCCGCAGGCCGAGGAGCACTGA
- a CDS encoding DUF4178 domain-containing protein, with the protein MTSMVVIGLSIATVVIVLGGLYATMRKGRPPTASVSTLPTHDTIGSDYDDPRTIEVGDSIETHGRRAGVTGALHMSWQGRQWTEHLLDDGSRRPVWLSVEVRQGLVSTDPPHLEVLLWNSVPTQGMIPAKSMLIMEGVEFFPIERGTAAFRSEGETGRPERGLLDFADYRAADGRLLSFSRVQGEGWTASYAQPLPPGSITIVSRAA; encoded by the coding sequence ATGACCTCCATGGTCGTCATCGGACTCAGCATCGCCACGGTCGTGATCGTGCTGGGCGGCCTCTACGCGACCATGCGCAAGGGCCGCCCGCCCACGGCCTCGGTGTCCACGCTTCCCACGCACGACACGATCGGCTCCGACTATGACGACCCCCGCACCATCGAGGTGGGGGACAGCATCGAGACCCACGGCAGGCGCGCCGGGGTCACCGGCGCGCTGCACATGTCGTGGCAGGGGCGGCAGTGGACCGAGCACCTCCTCGACGACGGCTCGCGCCGTCCGGTGTGGCTGTCGGTGGAGGTACGGCAGGGCCTGGTCTCCACCGACCCCCCGCACCTGGAGGTCCTGCTCTGGAACAGCGTGCCGACGCAGGGCATGATCCCCGCCAAGAGCATGCTGATCATGGAGGGCGTGGAGTTCTTCCCGATCGAGCGGGGCACGGCGGCGTTCAGGTCGGAGGGCGAGACCGGGCGCCCCGAGCGGGGGCTGCTCGACTTCGCCGACTACCGGGCCGCCGACGGCAGGCTGCTGTCGTTCTCGCGGGTGCAGGGGGAGGGATGGACGGCCAGCTACGCCCAGCCGCTACCGCCCGGCTCGATCACCATCGTCAGCCGCGCCGCGTAA